The following are encoded in a window of Carya illinoinensis cultivar Pawnee chromosome 15, C.illinoinensisPawnee_v1, whole genome shotgun sequence genomic DNA:
- the LOC122297843 gene encoding probable peroxisomal membrane protein PEX13 isoform X1 has translation MDRYQRVEKPRPETSINENEIRITTQGRMRNYITYATTLLQEKGSNEIALKAMGRAINKTVMIAELIKRRIAGLHQNTAIGSTDITDLWEPLEEGLLPLETTRHVSVITITLSKNELDTSSSGYQPPIPADQVKPWTEYDYDGEGSPRMRGRGRGGRGRGRGRGSYNNGVVEYNGDNGLDGGRYYGGRGRGRGRSRGYRGRGRGYGGGSMQQEFSDYNNYGNNYGGGPTPAQGRGRGRGRGRGRGRGGGRGRGFILEGQATVRALDTV, from the exons ATGGATCGGTACCAGAGGGTGGAGAAGCCGAGGCCAGAGACGTCTATTAACGAGAATGAGATTCGCATTACCACTCAGGGAAGGATGAGGAACTACATTACCTATGCCACCACTCTACTTCAG gaAAAGGGATCTAATGAAATCGCTCTTAAAGCCATGGGCAGAGCAATAAACAAGACTGTGATGATTGCTGAATTGATTAAG agAAGGATAGCTGGTCTTCATCAGAACACAGCAATTGGTTCTACTGATATAACTGACTTGTGGGAGCCTCTAGAAGAGGGACTTCTTCC CCTGGAAACTACTCGTCACGTATCAGTTATAACAATTACTTTGTCCAAGAATGAACTAGATACATCATCCTCAGG TTACCAACCACCTATTCCAGCTGATCAAGTGAAGCCCTGGACTGAATATGATTATGACGGAG AGGGCTCTCCTAGAATGCGTGGTAGAGGCCGTGGTGGTCGAGGAAGGGGCAGAGGAAGAG GGAGTTATAACAATGGAGTTGTAGAGTACAATGGAGATAATGGCCTGGATGGCGGAAGATATTATGGAGGTAGGGGTCGAGGTCGTGGAAGAAGCCGTGGCTACCGTGGGCGCGGAAGGGGGTACGGTGGTGGGAGCATGCAGCAGGAATTTAGTGATTATAATAACTATGGGAATAACTATGGGGGAGGGCCGACTCCTGCACAAGGTCGTG gacgagggcgtggacgtggcaGGGGCAGGGGCAGGGGCGGTGGGCGTGGTCGGGGTTTCATATTAGAAGGCCAGGCAACTGTCAGAGCCCTAGACACGGTATAA
- the LOC122296190 gene encoding polypyrimidine tract-binding protein homolog 3-like isoform X1: MTDPSKVIHVRNVGHEISENDLLQLFQPFGVITKLVMLRAKNQVDFATMALIQMQDIPTAVNALQFYANVQPSIRGRNVYVQFSSHQELTTMDQNTQGRGDEPNRILLVTIHHMLYPITVDVLHQVFSPHGFVEKIVTFQKSAGFQALIQYQSRQNAVVARTALQGRNIYDGCCQLDIQFSNLDELQVNYNNERSRDFTNPNLPTEQKGRSSQPGYGEAGGMYGLQAAGRGVAFPQMANAAAIATAFGGGLPPGISGTNERCTVLVSNLNPDRIDEDKLFNLFSIYGNIVRIKLLRNKPDHALIQMGDGFQAELAVHFLKGALIFGKQLEVNFSKHPNITQGAETHEYVNSNLNRFNRNAAKNYRYCCSPTKMIHLSTLPLEITEEEIVSHLEEHGTILNTKLFEMNGKKQALVMFETEEQATEALVCKHATSLAGSIIRISFSQLQSI, translated from the exons ATGACAGACCCTTCTAAGGTCATTCACGTTCGCAATGTGGGCCATGAGATATCTGAA AATGATTTGCTCCAGCTATTCCAGCCATTTGGTGTCATTACTAAGCTTGTGATGCTTCGTGCAAAAAATCAGGTCGACTTCGCCACCATG GCTCTGATCCAAATGCAAGATATTCCTACCGCAGTCAATGCTCTGCAATTCTATGCAAATGTTCAGCCAAGCATAAG GGGGAGGAATGTTTATGTCCAATTCTCATCACATCAGGAACTAACAACAATGGATCAAAATACCCAAGGAAGAGGAGATGAG CCAAATCGAATTCTCCTAGTTACTATTCATCACATGCTATATCCAATAACGGTGGACGTGCTGCATCAAGTGTTTTCTCCTCATGGATTTGTAGAGAAGATCGTAACTTTTCAAAAGTCAGCTG GTTTTCAAGCACTTATTCAGTATCAATCACGTCAGAATGCTGTTGTTGCTAGAACTGCACTTCAG GGACGTAATATTTATGATGGTTGCTGTCAACTGGACATTCAGTTCTCAAA CCTTGACGAGTTACAAGTAAACTACAATAATGAGCGTTCTAG GGATTTCACAAACCCAAATCTGCCCACAGAACAGAAAGGCAGATCCTCACAA CCAGGGTATGGCGAGGCAGGAGGCATGTATGGCCTTCAAGCTGCTGGACGGGGAG tTGCATTTCCACAG ATGGCCAATGCAGCAGCAATTGCAACTGCCTTTGGAGGAGGTCTGCCTCCTGGAATAAGCGGGACAAATGAAAGGTGTACAGTACTTGTCTCCAATCTAAATCCTGAT AGAATAGATGAGGATAAGCTCTTCAACCTTTTCTCCATATACGGAAACATTGTGAGAATTAAACTTCTCCGCAACAAACCAGATCATGCGCTTATTCAGATGGGGGATGGTTTCCAGGCCGAACTGGCAGTACACTTTTTGAAG GGAGCACTGATATTTGGGAAACAGTTGGAGGTCAACTTCTCAAAGCATCCAAACATAACCCAAGGTGCTGAGACACATGAGTACGTAAATTCAAATCTCAACCGCTTCAACCGTAATGCTGCTAAGAATTACCGCTACTGCTGCTCCCCTACAAAAATGATCCACCTGTCAACACTTCCCCTGGAAATCACTGAAGAGGAGATTGTGAGCCACTTGGAAGAACATGGCACCATTCTCAACACTAAGCTTTTTGAGATGAATGGGAAGAAGCAGGCCCTAGTCATGTTTGAAACCGAGGAGCAGGCTACTGAAGCCCTAGTGTGCAAGCATGCTACTTCACTTGCCGGATCAATAATCCGGATTTCTTTTTCCCAGTTACAGTCTATTTAA
- the LOC122296190 gene encoding polypyrimidine tract-binding protein homolog 3-like isoform X2 yields MTDPSKVIHVRNVGHEISENDLLQLFQPFGVITKLVMLRAKNQALIQMQDIPTAVNALQFYANVQPSIRGRNVYVQFSSHQELTTMDQNTQGRGDEPNRILLVTIHHMLYPITVDVLHQVFSPHGFVEKIVTFQKSAGFQALIQYQSRQNAVVARTALQGRNIYDGCCQLDIQFSNLDELQVNYNNERSRDFTNPNLPTEQKGRSSQPGYGEAGGMYGLQAAGRGVAFPQMANAAAIATAFGGGLPPGISGTNERCTVLVSNLNPDRIDEDKLFNLFSIYGNIVRIKLLRNKPDHALIQMGDGFQAELAVHFLKGALIFGKQLEVNFSKHPNITQGAETHEYVNSNLNRFNRNAAKNYRYCCSPTKMIHLSTLPLEITEEEIVSHLEEHGTILNTKLFEMNGKKQALVMFETEEQATEALVCKHATSLAGSIIRISFSQLQSI; encoded by the exons ATGACAGACCCTTCTAAGGTCATTCACGTTCGCAATGTGGGCCATGAGATATCTGAA AATGATTTGCTCCAGCTATTCCAGCCATTTGGTGTCATTACTAAGCTTGTGATGCTTCGTGCAAAAAATCAG GCTCTGATCCAAATGCAAGATATTCCTACCGCAGTCAATGCTCTGCAATTCTATGCAAATGTTCAGCCAAGCATAAG GGGGAGGAATGTTTATGTCCAATTCTCATCACATCAGGAACTAACAACAATGGATCAAAATACCCAAGGAAGAGGAGATGAG CCAAATCGAATTCTCCTAGTTACTATTCATCACATGCTATATCCAATAACGGTGGACGTGCTGCATCAAGTGTTTTCTCCTCATGGATTTGTAGAGAAGATCGTAACTTTTCAAAAGTCAGCTG GTTTTCAAGCACTTATTCAGTATCAATCACGTCAGAATGCTGTTGTTGCTAGAACTGCACTTCAG GGACGTAATATTTATGATGGTTGCTGTCAACTGGACATTCAGTTCTCAAA CCTTGACGAGTTACAAGTAAACTACAATAATGAGCGTTCTAG GGATTTCACAAACCCAAATCTGCCCACAGAACAGAAAGGCAGATCCTCACAA CCAGGGTATGGCGAGGCAGGAGGCATGTATGGCCTTCAAGCTGCTGGACGGGGAG tTGCATTTCCACAG ATGGCCAATGCAGCAGCAATTGCAACTGCCTTTGGAGGAGGTCTGCCTCCTGGAATAAGCGGGACAAATGAAAGGTGTACAGTACTTGTCTCCAATCTAAATCCTGAT AGAATAGATGAGGATAAGCTCTTCAACCTTTTCTCCATATACGGAAACATTGTGAGAATTAAACTTCTCCGCAACAAACCAGATCATGCGCTTATTCAGATGGGGGATGGTTTCCAGGCCGAACTGGCAGTACACTTTTTGAAG GGAGCACTGATATTTGGGAAACAGTTGGAGGTCAACTTCTCAAAGCATCCAAACATAACCCAAGGTGCTGAGACACATGAGTACGTAAATTCAAATCTCAACCGCTTCAACCGTAATGCTGCTAAGAATTACCGCTACTGCTGCTCCCCTACAAAAATGATCCACCTGTCAACACTTCCCCTGGAAATCACTGAAGAGGAGATTGTGAGCCACTTGGAAGAACATGGCACCATTCTCAACACTAAGCTTTTTGAGATGAATGGGAAGAAGCAGGCCCTAGTCATGTTTGAAACCGAGGAGCAGGCTACTGAAGCCCTAGTGTGCAAGCATGCTACTTCACTTGCCGGATCAATAATCCGGATTTCTTTTTCCCAGTTACAGTCTATTTAA
- the LOC122296190 gene encoding polypyrimidine tract-binding protein homolog 3-like isoform X3, whose product MLRAKNQVDFATMALIQMQDIPTAVNALQFYANVQPSIRGRNVYVQFSSHQELTTMDQNTQGRGDEPNRILLVTIHHMLYPITVDVLHQVFSPHGFVEKIVTFQKSAGFQALIQYQSRQNAVVARTALQGRNIYDGCCQLDIQFSNLDELQVNYNNERSRDFTNPNLPTEQKGRSSQPGYGEAGGMYGLQAAGRGVAFPQMANAAAIATAFGGGLPPGISGTNERCTVLVSNLNPDRIDEDKLFNLFSIYGNIVRIKLLRNKPDHALIQMGDGFQAELAVHFLKGALIFGKQLEVNFSKHPNITQGAETHEYVNSNLNRFNRNAAKNYRYCCSPTKMIHLSTLPLEITEEEIVSHLEEHGTILNTKLFEMNGKKQALVMFETEEQATEALVCKHATSLAGSIIRISFSQLQSI is encoded by the exons ATGCTTCGTGCAAAAAATCAGGTCGACTTCGCCACCATG GCTCTGATCCAAATGCAAGATATTCCTACCGCAGTCAATGCTCTGCAATTCTATGCAAATGTTCAGCCAAGCATAAG GGGGAGGAATGTTTATGTCCAATTCTCATCACATCAGGAACTAACAACAATGGATCAAAATACCCAAGGAAGAGGAGATGAG CCAAATCGAATTCTCCTAGTTACTATTCATCACATGCTATATCCAATAACGGTGGACGTGCTGCATCAAGTGTTTTCTCCTCATGGATTTGTAGAGAAGATCGTAACTTTTCAAAAGTCAGCTG GTTTTCAAGCACTTATTCAGTATCAATCACGTCAGAATGCTGTTGTTGCTAGAACTGCACTTCAG GGACGTAATATTTATGATGGTTGCTGTCAACTGGACATTCAGTTCTCAAA CCTTGACGAGTTACAAGTAAACTACAATAATGAGCGTTCTAG GGATTTCACAAACCCAAATCTGCCCACAGAACAGAAAGGCAGATCCTCACAA CCAGGGTATGGCGAGGCAGGAGGCATGTATGGCCTTCAAGCTGCTGGACGGGGAG tTGCATTTCCACAG ATGGCCAATGCAGCAGCAATTGCAACTGCCTTTGGAGGAGGTCTGCCTCCTGGAATAAGCGGGACAAATGAAAGGTGTACAGTACTTGTCTCCAATCTAAATCCTGAT AGAATAGATGAGGATAAGCTCTTCAACCTTTTCTCCATATACGGAAACATTGTGAGAATTAAACTTCTCCGCAACAAACCAGATCATGCGCTTATTCAGATGGGGGATGGTTTCCAGGCCGAACTGGCAGTACACTTTTTGAAG GGAGCACTGATATTTGGGAAACAGTTGGAGGTCAACTTCTCAAAGCATCCAAACATAACCCAAGGTGCTGAGACACATGAGTACGTAAATTCAAATCTCAACCGCTTCAACCGTAATGCTGCTAAGAATTACCGCTACTGCTGCTCCCCTACAAAAATGATCCACCTGTCAACACTTCCCCTGGAAATCACTGAAGAGGAGATTGTGAGCCACTTGGAAGAACATGGCACCATTCTCAACACTAAGCTTTTTGAGATGAATGGGAAGAAGCAGGCCCTAGTCATGTTTGAAACCGAGGAGCAGGCTACTGAAGCCCTAGTGTGCAAGCATGCTACTTCACTTGCCGGATCAATAATCCGGATTTCTTTTTCCCAGTTACAGTCTATTTAA
- the LOC122296190 gene encoding polypyrimidine tract-binding protein homolog 3-like isoform X4: protein MLRAKNQALIQMQDIPTAVNALQFYANVQPSIRGRNVYVQFSSHQELTTMDQNTQGRGDEPNRILLVTIHHMLYPITVDVLHQVFSPHGFVEKIVTFQKSAGFQALIQYQSRQNAVVARTALQGRNIYDGCCQLDIQFSNLDELQVNYNNERSRDFTNPNLPTEQKGRSSQPGYGEAGGMYGLQAAGRGVAFPQMANAAAIATAFGGGLPPGISGTNERCTVLVSNLNPDRIDEDKLFNLFSIYGNIVRIKLLRNKPDHALIQMGDGFQAELAVHFLKGALIFGKQLEVNFSKHPNITQGAETHEYVNSNLNRFNRNAAKNYRYCCSPTKMIHLSTLPLEITEEEIVSHLEEHGTILNTKLFEMNGKKQALVMFETEEQATEALVCKHATSLAGSIIRISFSQLQSI from the exons ATGCTTCGTGCAAAAAATCAG GCTCTGATCCAAATGCAAGATATTCCTACCGCAGTCAATGCTCTGCAATTCTATGCAAATGTTCAGCCAAGCATAAG GGGGAGGAATGTTTATGTCCAATTCTCATCACATCAGGAACTAACAACAATGGATCAAAATACCCAAGGAAGAGGAGATGAG CCAAATCGAATTCTCCTAGTTACTATTCATCACATGCTATATCCAATAACGGTGGACGTGCTGCATCAAGTGTTTTCTCCTCATGGATTTGTAGAGAAGATCGTAACTTTTCAAAAGTCAGCTG GTTTTCAAGCACTTATTCAGTATCAATCACGTCAGAATGCTGTTGTTGCTAGAACTGCACTTCAG GGACGTAATATTTATGATGGTTGCTGTCAACTGGACATTCAGTTCTCAAA CCTTGACGAGTTACAAGTAAACTACAATAATGAGCGTTCTAG GGATTTCACAAACCCAAATCTGCCCACAGAACAGAAAGGCAGATCCTCACAA CCAGGGTATGGCGAGGCAGGAGGCATGTATGGCCTTCAAGCTGCTGGACGGGGAG tTGCATTTCCACAG ATGGCCAATGCAGCAGCAATTGCAACTGCCTTTGGAGGAGGTCTGCCTCCTGGAATAAGCGGGACAAATGAAAGGTGTACAGTACTTGTCTCCAATCTAAATCCTGAT AGAATAGATGAGGATAAGCTCTTCAACCTTTTCTCCATATACGGAAACATTGTGAGAATTAAACTTCTCCGCAACAAACCAGATCATGCGCTTATTCAGATGGGGGATGGTTTCCAGGCCGAACTGGCAGTACACTTTTTGAAG GGAGCACTGATATTTGGGAAACAGTTGGAGGTCAACTTCTCAAAGCATCCAAACATAACCCAAGGTGCTGAGACACATGAGTACGTAAATTCAAATCTCAACCGCTTCAACCGTAATGCTGCTAAGAATTACCGCTACTGCTGCTCCCCTACAAAAATGATCCACCTGTCAACACTTCCCCTGGAAATCACTGAAGAGGAGATTGTGAGCCACTTGGAAGAACATGGCACCATTCTCAACACTAAGCTTTTTGAGATGAATGGGAAGAAGCAGGCCCTAGTCATGTTTGAAACCGAGGAGCAGGCTACTGAAGCCCTAGTGTGCAAGCATGCTACTTCACTTGCCGGATCAATAATCCGGATTTCTTTTTCCCAGTTACAGTCTATTTAA
- the LOC122297843 gene encoding uncharacterized protein LOC122297843 isoform X2: MDRYQRVEKPRPETSINENEIRITTQGRMRNYITYATTLLQEKGSNEIALKAMGRAINKTVMIAELIKRRIAGLHQNTAIGSTDITDLWEPLEEGLLPLETTRHVSVITITLSKNELDTSSSGYQPPIPADQVKPWTEYDYDGEGSPRMRGRGRGGRGRGRGRGSYNNGVVEYNGDNGLDGGRYYGGRGRGRGRSRGYRGRGRGYGGGSMQQEFSDYNNYGNNYGGGPTPAQGRGRGRGRGRGRGGGRGRGFILEGQATVRALDTV; this comes from the exons ATGGATCGGTACCAGAGGGTGGAGAAGCCGAGGCCAGAGACGTCTATTAACGAGAATGAGATTCGCATTACCACTCAGGGAAGGATGAGGAACTACATTACCTATGCCACCACTCTACTTCAG gaAAAGGGATCTAATGAAATCGCTCTTAAAGCCATGGGCAGAGCAATAAACAAGACTGTGATGATTGCTGAATTGATTAAG agAAGGATAGCTGGTCTTCATCAGAACACAGCAATTGGTTCTACTGATATAACTGACTTGTGGGAGCCTCTAGAAGAGGGACTTCTTCC CCTGGAAACTACTCGTCACGTATCAGTTATAACAATTACTTTGTCCAAGAATGAACTAGATACATCATCCTCAGG TTACCAACCACCTATTCCAGCTGATCAAGTGAAGCCCTGGACTGAATATGATTATGACGGAG AGGGCTCTCCTAGAATGCGTGGTAGAGGCCGTGGTGGTCGAGGAAGGGGCAGAGGAAGAG GGAGTTATAACAATGGAGTTGTAGAGTACAATGGAGATAATGGCCTGGATGGCGGAAGATATTATGGAGGTAGGGGTCGAGGTCGTGGAAGAAGCCGTGGCTACCGTGGGCGCGGAAGGGGGTACGGTGGTGGGAGCATGCAGCAGGAATTTAGTGATTATAATAACTATGGGAATAACTATGGGGGAGGGCCGACTCCTGCACAAG gacgagggcgtggacgtggcaGGGGCAGGGGCAGGGGCGGTGGGCGTGGTCGGGGTTTCATATTAGAAGGCCAGGCAACTGTCAGAGCCCTAGACACGGTATAA